The Nostoc sp. 'Peltigera membranacea cyanobiont' N6 genome contains the following window.
TTTTCAGAGGGAAGAGGATTGTTAACTTCTGGAGGGCAATAAACATCAAGAATGTTTGTCTCAGAGTCATTATTATCTTTATATATAGATATAACTTTTCCTTTCCACTTTATCCAATCAATAATATCTATTTTTCTTTTAAAAAATAGAAAAATAAACCATCTCATAAAAGGATTTCCTTTTGGTTTATCCTTATCTATTTTTTTTACATTAATCCTTTCCGGGTCAAATTTTTCTATATTTTTACAAACATACAACAAGGTATTTTGGAGCGTTTCTTCATAAAGATATGATAAATCAATGCTTTTTGGTTTGGGTAACTCAATTTTTATCTGCTCCATTAATACACTCATTAGTTGTGTGAGTAAAATCTGTTTTTCTAATAATGCTTGCTGTCTCACTTCACAACTGTGCGAGTCATCTTTAGCTCGTATTGCTGCTGTTTTAGCTCTCACAGCTAGTTCTTCTAAAGAAGGCTGTGGTCGATTTTGAACCATCGCAAGATACCCCTTATTTGTGCATTTGCTATTTATTTTTAGTTATTCATTTAACTTTGATTGACAAAACTTTAACTATAAGTGTCTTCAAGACAATGACTATCCAAGCTGATTACTCCTCGCTTTTTTAGATTCCTATATCAGTCTCCAAAGATAGAGTGTAGTTTTATGCATATTGGAAAAAAAATCTGAATATTTTTTCAGGTGGGAAAGACACTTACCTTCTCACACCGCATCCAAGCCACTTTTTCATTCAAAGTGGAAAGCTTAAGGAAGCAGTTGGCGAGGCTATTTGCTGATATCTAACTTTTCCCGTTACTTTTGAGAGGATGCGATCGCTCCTGGAAGCGCTATCTCAAAGTCCTATTCTCTCGTTGTTTATTGTCATTAGCTCTCATGTATTGATAATACATGAGAGCTTAAAATCCTTACTATCTCAACCTTTTACGACTTAACGGAAAAAGTCAGTTACTGATATAGCGGTTTTCAATAGGCGCAATACACTTTTTTTACATCACCCCCAGCCTTAGCAAGTAAGGTTACTGCTGGCGAATGGTAACTTTAACCCCTTATCCAAAAGATTTATACGCTTTTTGGCACAACGGCAAGGGTGAGTAGGCGTAGCCTGTTGTAGACATCGTGTCCTGGAATAGCCTTAAAAAAGTTAATTTATCTCAACGATGGGTATAACCCCTAAATCGCTAGCAGTATCCATAACAAGAAGAAGAGTACCCGATAGGGTAGGGTAAGGTTTTGTAAGTCATGCAACTGAGAACTTATATATTTCTTACAGCAGTAGCTCTAATACCAGTTATCCTCCTTAATCCTCGGTTTATTTGAGAATATAATTTTTTTTAGGCTATTTTCCCGGTCTTTACAATATTTAACCTTATCTATCCTCCTAATGCCTCGGTAAAGTGAGTAAACTGGAGGATAAACAGCCAAATTATTTGTTGATGAATGTTGCCACATAGTTTTCTTACTCAAATGGCTTACGAGCATGAACTATCCCCAGAACAGCAGCAAGTTTTCTTGATGCGAATGGCGGATGGTCTAAGCTACGAACAAATAGCCACCCAATTGAGTACATCAGCAGATGCTTGTTTGAAACGTATGGGTCAGGTGTACAGGAAGTTCAATATTAGTGGCGTTAGTCGTGGTAAAGAAAATAAACTCAGATTTCTCCTGGCTAACAAGTTGGAACAGTCGCAACGGTTAGAGTCAAATGCTGAGGAGCCTTCAGATCATACCCAACCTGCTCATGTACCCGATTTAGAAACTGAACCCAATCTGGTAAATATCAGCCAAAAATACCTTATTTATCAAAACTTGCCAGCAAGAGAACATACAGCCTTTATTGGTCGCGCCCAAGAAATCATGCGGCTAATGGAACTTTTGGATTTTCAGCACACCGCTCATTTAATCAGTGTGGATGGCATTGGTGGTGTAGGTAAAACTACTTTAGTCGTAGAAGTAGCTTATCGTTGCTTGGAAGTGAGCAATAACGAACATTTCGCTCCCAGCCTTCCCACCTTTGAAGCTATTATCTTTACTTCCGCCAAACAGAATCATCTGACCTCTATTGGTATCCTGCCTCGATTAACTAGAGAACGTACTCTGCGGGATATTTGCAGGGAAATTGCTCGTGTCCTAGATCTCAGTGAAATCATTAATTTACCTTTAGAAGAACAATTCCAGCCAATTCGAGAGAAATTATCTCAAACAAAAACCTTATTAATTGTTGATAATTTAGAAACCATTGAAGACCAACAGGAAGTTCTGTCCTTTCTATATGATTTACCACCAACGGTGAAAGCCATTATCACTACTCGTGAACAAGCTTTGTTTGTACCCATTCGCCTGGGTTGTCTACCTAAAGAAGATGCTTTGCGCCTCATCCAACATGAAACCAAAGAAAAAAGTATAAATTTGACTACGAAAGAATCTCAGCAACTTTTTGAGGGAGTAAGCGGAATACCTGCTGCAATTATTTATGCCGTTGGTCAGATGGCGGCGGGTTATTTACTGGAGGATGTGTTGGCACAAATCAAAGAACCTAATGGTGATGTTGCCCGTTTTTGTTTTGCAGGCTCGGTAATTCCCCTAAGAGGCACGCCCCCTTATTATTTACTGATGGCAATTTCACTAGGAGTACAACCTATAACCAGAGAAACTGCTGCCAGTATTGCTTTTGAGCAAGCTGACCCAATTGTTACAGCCCAAGGATTGGCGAAATTGCAGCAACTTTCCTTGGTTTATCAGCAGCAAGGGCGCTACAACCTGCTTGAATTGACCCGCGAGTATTCTGCTGCTGAGTTAGCTGCGAATAGTGAATTGGCTCAAAAGTTGCAACAAAGATGGGTCAATTGGTATATCAAATTTTCGGAGGCTTACGGAGGTACGAATTGGAAGGAATGGCATCTCGGCTATGGTTATTTAGAAGCTGAATGGGAAAATCTCAGAGCCGTACTCGAATGGTGTATTAGTCAAGTAATGTACTGTGATGCGCGAACAATTTGGCAACATATTAAGGGCTATATTCATGTGCGTGGATACTGGGATGAACGTTTAGACTGGACAACTTGGTTGATTGAAACTGCCAAACAAGCTGGAGATTGGACTTTTGCAGTTGAGGTAATGAGCGATCGCGCTGGCACTTTGATTAGGATGCGCCAAGAGAGCCAGCTAAAAGAAGCAGAGATTTTGTTACAGGAAGCTTGGGATTTGCGCCACCATCAAACTATAATCTTGCAGTTAGAGATAGCTACAAACATGGCTATTTTATATATTAATCAACAACAGTTTAAGCAAGCTCAGGAGTGGCTAACAGAAGAGGAAAAACTGTTAAAACAAGCATCGCTACCAGAGTTGAAAATAAAGGAACAACAAGTTCATATTATTTATTATCAAGGACAGATACATTTTCAAGCTGGAGATTATCAGCAGGCTGAAAACATTTTCCAGCAAGCATTAACTGAAGCTCAACAAGCTGGATGGCAAAGAGCAGTCGTTGCTATTCAAAATTGGTTAGCAGACGTGGCTCTAAAATTAGGAAATTTAGAAGAAGCACGACGATTATTAGAATTAAGCTTTCCAATCGCAGAGAGACATAAAGATAAACGCTCTATTGCTTACCATAAGGCATCATTTGCTAAACTGGAAAAACTATCAGGGAATTTACCTCAAGCTAAACGCTTGGCAGAAGAAGCATCGGATGGTTTTGAAAGTTTGAAGATGCTAACAGAAGCCAAAGAAATGCGTACTTTATTCTCCAGTTAATACCAAATTTCATTTTATGATTGAATCATTGGAAGAGTTAAACAGGCACTTATTTGTAATGACTGATTATCCAGAGGTACTATCAGACAAGCTGTCCGCTGATATTGACTATCTTCTATCAAGCTGACACCAAACAATTTTTCAAACAGGTATTTAGTTATTACTATAGCCTTTTTATAGTGTTGGTCTTGAAATTCTAAAGTTTCATCAACAGGAGAATAATGATGAAAAATATATCCATATAACTCCTGACAATCTTGAATGTATTTATAAGTATTTAACAGAATATGGGTGTGCCATACTTCATCAATCTCTTTGGTCGGAACTAATTCTATATCTGGGAATAGAAAATGGAGGCACAAAAACATCTTATAAAGACTGATTGCAGATTCAGTTTGTTGTAGTGTCCGTCCAGTTCCGTTATCAGAACATATAAGTTTTTTAGCAACTGGCTGCCAATCCAATTTGTTTAACTTATTGAAAAAGCTATAAATTTTTTCAGATAAACCTTGGTTAAGAACTTGCGAACTAGAAAGTGAATGTACATTTAGTGTTTCTTGATCCAAGCTTATATTCAAGCGACTACCTCCTTTGATAGGCTTTAGACTTTGTTACTTACAGGGGAAACAACCTATTTTTGTCTGAGTTCCCTTATTACCCTCACAAGTCAGGAGGCAGTTTTATGCTTTTTGGCTAAAAATCTCAAGTTTTTTCAAAGAAATATTGAGAAACTGATTTTGATAGGTAAAAATCGCTGAACTACTGGATAATCTGCTAGTCTATGGCTTCAATTTCTGATTTTAAGAAAATTTTATAAACTCAGTCAGTAAAGTTTTGTAAAATTAGCGTCTTATAGGATAAAAATTACTCTTCTTTTGGGAGGTATTTATATAAAGCATGAAAATACCATTCCTTCTGCTTTCTACCTTATTTCGTAGTCAATTATAGTGAGAACTATAATTTCTAACAACCATATTTCATCCGTAAAACAAGATTTACTTTTGTATTCACATAAAGAAAACAATTGGCAACTAAAATGTTTATGCAAGAAGAAATTATCTCGATTGTTACCGATAATGTTCAATTTCCAGCAGAAACAAGGACTTGGGAAGCTCCATCTGAAGGTGCTACTAAGTACAAAGTAGAGATTAGCGCCGATAAGTTAGAGCAAGAAATGGGTCGGTTTTTACAAATAGTAAGTCGTTTATTCAAACGTGCAGAGATAGAAACTGAAAAAAAACCTGGAATACACCTTGATGAAATTGAGCTATCAGTAGAAATTAATGGCGAAGGTAAGGTTAGCTTAATTGGAAGTGGTGCAAAAGCTGGTGGTAAAGGAGCAATAACGCTAAAGTTTAAACGAACCGAATTAGAGTGAATAGCAAATTTAAAACTAGTACCGTAAGGCGGAAGTCAAAAGTCAAAATGACTATAAAATAAGCCTTTTGTTGAATTTAAATTTATTTTTTATTTCCGCCACGCTGTACTATTTGGTGTAATAGTAGGGATATTTTGTATGTCACTGAGGTTTTTTTTAGTATGGTTTTTGTCCGCTACAGTTAACCTAAAAAATATTCAGAAGCTTTTAAATTTTTTAGGAGGTCGCGTAGGCAGTAAAGCAATTGAGGTAGAAGTAGAAGTAAATGGCAAAAAGCTGAAGATACAATCTAGAAATCAGCAAGAGTTACTAGCAGCGATAGAAGCAACTAAAAAATTTGTCTATACAGAAACAGCTTTGCCAGCAATACACCAGTTTCCAGAAGAAATATTCTTAAAGGTCACTACTAAATTAGAGACCGTACAAGAGTTAGAAAGAGCAAAATTTTTTGTTGAAGAAAATCGTAATAGTGGGTTATTCTTATCCTCAGATTTTTACGATATAGAACAACCATTACTACCAGCAGAAATATCACCCCAGTCATCAACAAATTTATCACAACGAACAGGGCGTGGATTGAGACCGAAGCTGCCTAAATCAGAAAAACCCGAGCTAGACGCAACCAATTTCTATCACGAACCTCCACAGAATAGACCCCAAACTTCGAGAAATATTCCTCCTGTTAATCAACCCCAGACTCAACCAATAGATAATCATCAAGCTTTTCTGGAAGCTTCTTCACTGCTATTGCGCTATCCTAATTTAGAATGTCCAAATCAAATTATCCTTAACGAAAAGTTCAGCCTATTCGTCCAACTTTTGATCGAACAACCAAAGTCTAGTACTCAGGCTATCTATGTTGAGAATAGTTGTACTCCCGCACAATTGCCTGAGATAGAAGTAGTATTGCGTACTCCTCGCGGTTTGGATATTGAAGGCAACGATTATCAATTAATGCAAGTGAAACTTGACAGCGACTCTAGTGTAGAGTTTAACCTTACCGCTTGCAAACTTGGTGAGCAAGAAATCCGAGTGGATTTTTACCAATGCGATCGCCGTATTGGTACAGAAAGGTGCAGTGTACTAGTTGTGAAAGAGCCTTTAGATTACGATGTATCAAAACCAAAGGAAGTGACAAGCCTAGAGTTAAAAATAGCACCTATTGTCCCACCGCCCGATTTGGAATTATGCATTGAATTGCGCGATGACCGTACTCTCTACTTCACGTTGCATTCAAAAGTCGCAGGGTATCACCATGTCAAAGTTGGTGAATTAACCTTGAAAGGCTCACCATTAGAGAAAATGCAGGCAGTATACAAAGAACTGGGAAGCTTAACTGGCCCAATCAAGTCAACAGAACAAGCTGCTGCTGAACGACGGTTGGCAACTTTAGGGCGTGAACTATGGGATGAACTAATTCCTGATAAATTGCAGCAGGAGTATTGGCGCTTTAAATCCCTAATTTCATCTATTCTCATTACTTCTGATGAGCCTTGGGTACCGTGGGAAGTAATTAAGCCCTATCGTTATAACGAAGATGGAGAACGAGAAGACGAACAATTTTGGTGTCAGCAGTTTGCTTTATCCCGTTGGTTATCAGGGCAAGGAGGCACAGTTGAAAAGTTACAGGTGGGTACGGCACGGCCAATAGCGCCTACTCAAGTCAACCTGTCCGCAGTACAGGAAGAGGTAACTTTCATCAAGCAGTTACATAATTTGCGTTCAGATATCACTGTACTTGAGCCTTTTAGTACTTACCAAGAAGTATTGGATTGGTTAGAAACCGGAAAATTCTTTATGTTACACTTTGCCTGCCACGGTATGTTTGACGCTGCCTTACCTGGTAACTCTGCGATCAAGTTATCAGATGGTATTCTACGTCCTTCTGACATTCGAGTCAGATTTGGTGGACGCAGACCACGCCCACTGCTTTTTATTAATGCTTGTCATGGAGGACGGTCAGAGTTCAGTTTTACTGGTTTAGGTGGTTGGGCTGAACGGTTAGTAACAGAGGCACGTGTGGCTGTATTCGTCGGAGCTATGTGGGAAGTAAATGATGGACTAGCGTTAAGGTTTGCCCAACGCTTCTACACAGGATTGCTAAAAGATAACGAGACTATTGCTGAGGCATTTCGCTATGCTAGAGAAGAAATCCGCCAGCTTGCGCCCTACAACTCTACTTGGCTTGCATACTCGCTCTATGGCGACCCTCAAGGACGTGTAAATTTAAAGTAGTGTAATGAACACGTTTATCTAACTCTGTTTGTTACTCTTGGATGTCTAGTCTGATTTACTCTGGTGATCGCTCTTGCGACTAAAGATTATACTCGATTATTTAATTTGCTAAGACCTTTGCTTAGAAATAATAATCACAGCCTAAAAATGTAAAACATAAACAACTTGCTAAAAACGTTATATGGTATTTACGATTTGCGCGGCTTTTCTAAGAATGAGGTTTTTCTATAATTTTACTCGCAATATTGACAAAATCTCTTTGACTGGCGCTTTATTTGCTTCTAGCTTCTCTATTCTCCCTAATAATCGTTTTGGAATATACTTGCACTTTTTAACCAAGCGATCGCCATCCTTCCAAAACTCATAGTGATACCAAGCTTGGGGATAATCTTTGCCGTGAAGGGTGATGGTTTTCCACTGAATGGAGCCACTACCTAATCCTTTGTGTCGTCTAGTTTTACTAGGGTTATTTTTACTAGGGGTTATTTCTGACTGTTCGACATTGTTACTAGGGCTATTTTTACTGGGGGGTACTTCTTTGTGTCGTCTAGTTTTACTAGGGCTGTTTTCCATATCCCCCAGTAATGTGTTTTTACTAGGGCTAGGCACAACACCCAGTAATGTCAAAATTTCTTTAATTGGGCGCTTCTTGAACTCTGCTTCTTGAATAACCCCCAGTAAATGCTTGGGAATGTACTTGCTCTTTTTTCTACCTTTTTCTTGCCAATGATAATAAGCCTGGGGATAGTCCTTTCCACCCCTAGTAATAGTGCGCCAATGAATAGTGCCGTTACCCTCACCCCAATTTCTGCGCTTTTTACTAGGGTTATCTTTACTGGGGGGTATGTCTATTTGTTCAGAGTTTTTACTAGGGCTATTATCAATACCCCCCAGTAAAAGTTCCGATACAGGAGGCGGATGGTTTTGACAGCAGTTTGAGGACTCAGATATTTCCGGAGCGCAAATTCTGGATAATTCCATAGGACTTGTCAAAAAATACCGTTGCTGTGCCTGTTTCACCGTGTCGAGCCTTAGCCATGATGAGTTCTAATATTCCTTGATCTGTAGTGTCTGGGTTGTAGTACTCATCGCGGTAAGCGAGAATAATATTGTCTGCCACCATTTCTAAAATTCCTGACTGGCTGAGGTCGCTCATCATTGGGCGCTTATTCTGTCTGCCCTCAACTCCCCTAGAGATTTGCGACAGTGCTAGCACGGGTACATCTAGTTCCCCTGCCATTTTGTAAAGTCCCCTGGCTACATCTCCCAGTTCATAGCTGCGGTTCCCTCCAGAATCCTCTGCCATCATTTGCAGGTAATCAACTACAACTAACCCCAGTTTTCCCTCTTTGGCCTTAATTTGACGGCATTCTGAGGCAATTTGTGAAACAGTGATGCCCCTTGAGTCATTCATGTACAGCGGTAATTCTGAAGCAACACCAACGATTTTGGCAATGCTTGTAAATTCCCAGTCTGCTAGGGGTTTATTACCTGAGCGATGTCTGCGTATGCGATCGCTTTTTAGTGGCGTTAACTCTAGATGCTTATAGGCGTTGGTAATACTAATTAAGCTCCACAGCCTATACTCCAATTGTTTCTTTGTCATCTCCAAGGAGAAGATGACCACAGGTAGATTGTGGAGTAGTATCATTTGGAGAGACAAAAACAAGGCGATCTGGGACTTTCCCATTGATGGCCTACCCGCAACTATGGTGAGTGTACCGCTTTCAAATCCCACCATCAAATTATCGAGTTCATGAAGTCCTGTAGGGTAAATGGGGTTTCCTGAATTTAAATCCTCGTAAGCAGCAATGTTAATCGTGCTGTTGTGTTCAGTGTTTGAAGATAGGGTTTGATTAGATAATTGGAAAATTTTCTGTTCTGATTGGTCAAGGATTTGTGGTAACTCAGTTTCTGTCTCGTAAC
Protein-coding sequences here:
- a CDS encoding glycine-rich domain-containing protein, which encodes MDQETLNVHSLSSSQVLNQGLSEKIYSFFNKLNKLDWQPVAKKLICSDNGTGRTLQQTESAISLYKMFLCLHFLFPDIELVPTKEIDEVWHTHILLNTYKYIQDCQELYGYIFHHYSPVDETLEFQDQHYKKAIVITKYLFEKLFGVSLIEDSQYQRTACLIVPLDNQSLQISACLTLPMIQS
- a CDS encoding CHAT domain-containing protein, producing the protein MSLRFFLVWFLSATVNLKNIQKLLNFLGGRVGSKAIEVEVEVNGKKLKIQSRNQQELLAAIEATKKFVYTETALPAIHQFPEEIFLKVTTKLETVQELERAKFFVEENRNSGLFLSSDFYDIEQPLLPAEISPQSSTNLSQRTGRGLRPKLPKSEKPELDATNFYHEPPQNRPQTSRNIPPVNQPQTQPIDNHQAFLEASSLLLRYPNLECPNQIILNEKFSLFVQLLIEQPKSSTQAIYVENSCTPAQLPEIEVVLRTPRGLDIEGNDYQLMQVKLDSDSSVEFNLTACKLGEQEIRVDFYQCDRRIGTERCSVLVVKEPLDYDVSKPKEVTSLELKIAPIVPPPDLELCIELRDDRTLYFTLHSKVAGYHHVKVGELTLKGSPLEKMQAVYKELGSLTGPIKSTEQAAAERRLATLGRELWDELIPDKLQQEYWRFKSLISSILITSDEPWVPWEVIKPYRYNEDGEREDEQFWCQQFALSRWLSGQGGTVEKLQVGTARPIAPTQVNLSAVQEEVTFIKQLHNLRSDITVLEPFSTYQEVLDWLETGKFFMLHFACHGMFDAALPGNSAIKLSDGILRPSDIRVRFGGRRPRPLLFINACHGGRSEFSFTGLGGWAERLVTEARVAVFVGAMWEVNDGLALRFAQRFYTGLLKDNETIAEAFRYAREEIRQLAPYNSTWLAYSLYGDPQGRVNLK
- a CDS encoding NB-ARC domain-containing protein — encoded protein: MAYEHELSPEQQQVFLMRMADGLSYEQIATQLSTSADACLKRMGQVYRKFNISGVSRGKENKLRFLLANKLEQSQRLESNAEEPSDHTQPAHVPDLETEPNLVNISQKYLIYQNLPAREHTAFIGRAQEIMRLMELLDFQHTAHLISVDGIGGVGKTTLVVEVAYRCLEVSNNEHFAPSLPTFEAIIFTSAKQNHLTSIGILPRLTRERTLRDICREIARVLDLSEIINLPLEEQFQPIREKLSQTKTLLIVDNLETIEDQQEVLSFLYDLPPTVKAIITTREQALFVPIRLGCLPKEDALRLIQHETKEKSINLTTKESQQLFEGVSGIPAAIIYAVGQMAAGYLLEDVLAQIKEPNGDVARFCFAGSVIPLRGTPPYYLLMAISLGVQPITRETAASIAFEQADPIVTAQGLAKLQQLSLVYQQQGRYNLLELTREYSAAELAANSELAQKLQQRWVNWYIKFSEAYGGTNWKEWHLGYGYLEAEWENLRAVLEWCISQVMYCDARTIWQHIKGYIHVRGYWDERLDWTTWLIETAKQAGDWTFAVEVMSDRAGTLIRMRQESQLKEAEILLQEAWDLRHHQTIILQLEIATNMAILYINQQQFKQAQEWLTEEEKLLKQASLPELKIKEQQVHIIYYQGQIHFQAGDYQQAENIFQQALTEAQQAGWQRAVVAIQNWLADVALKLGNLEEARRLLELSFPIAERHKDKRSIAYHKASFAKLEKLSGNLPQAKRLAEEASDGFESLKMLTEAKEMRTLFSS
- the dnaB gene encoding replicative DNA helicase, whose amino-acid sequence is MIDKLPPQNIEAEEAILGGIMLDPEAIDRVSDRLIPEAFYISAHKDIYQAVQRLHCSGKPTDLLTVTAWLTDHDLLVRIGGRNKLATLVDRTVSAVNIDTLAELVMDKFARRQLIKAGNEIVHLGYETETELPQILDQSEQKIFQLSNQTLSSNTEHNSTINIAAYEDLNSGNPIYPTGLHELDNLMVGFESGTLTIVAGRPSMGKSQIALFLSLQMILLHNLPVVIFSLEMTKKQLEYRLWSLISITNAYKHLELTPLKSDRIRRHRSGNKPLADWEFTSIAKIVGVASELPLYMNDSRGITVSQIASECRQIKAKEGKLGLVVVDYLQMMAEDSGGNRSYELGDVARGLYKMAGELDVPVLALSQISRGVEGRQNKRPMMSDLSQSGILEMVADNIILAYRDEYYNPDTTDQGILELIMAKARHGETGTATVFFDKSYGIIQNLRSGNI
- a CDS encoding Pepco domain-containing protein, with the protein product MATKMFMQEEIISIVTDNVQFPAETRTWEAPSEGATKYKVEISADKLEQEMGRFLQIVSRLFKRAEIETEKKPGIHLDEIELSVEINGEGKVSLIGSGAKAGGKGAITLKFKRTELE